A genomic segment from Andrena cerasifolii isolate SP2316 chromosome 7, iyAndCera1_principal, whole genome shotgun sequence encodes:
- the LOC143371687 gene encoding uncharacterized protein LOC143371687, with protein MRQRPSTFRLRHEPTTADIVAKYVLPVRDGTCRDVSSLVCQCKLVNGRDRMQQRMDYEKLIEHVMLCVQLYATNNPKYSDSVFKENACREIGKELNQPDDRGWSVLYDKHGETF; from the exons ATGCGGCAACGACCTTCAACGTTCCGTCTGCGGCACGAACCGACGACGGCCGACATTGTCGCGAAGTATGTTTTGCCGGTTCGTGACGGTACGTGTCGAGACGTGTCGTCGCTGGTCTGCCAGTGTAAATTAGTAAACGGCAGAGACCGCATGCAGCAGAGGATGGATTACGAAAAATTGATAGAGCATGTGATGCTGTGTGTGCAGTTGTATGCAACGAACAACCCTAAGTACAGTGATAGTGTATTCAAGGAAAATGCTTGCAGGGAAATTGGGAAGGAACTGAATCAGCCAG atGACAGAGgatggtcggtactgtacgacaaacacggggaaacattttag